The DNA region CTCCAAGAAGATGTTTTTTTCATATAACCATTATAAATATTTATATGATTAAAAATTCTTTGAGTACCTATAGCTTGTTTAGAATGAAAATAGCTAGTTATAAGTCCAAAATCAAGCCAAGTATCATTTTGTATAACATTAAAAGCATAGGTTTTAGAATAAGACTTTATGCCTTCTATAAAAGAATAACTGTTTTCAACTATGCATTTTATTAAAAATTGAGGATAAGAAAAACTATAAGCACCTGTTAAAATTAAATCATTATCAACTATTTTTGGAAAAATATTAAAATCGCTATCTAAATATGCCCAATCATAATTCTCCTTAACTTGTGCAACATGTAAAGAATTTTCTTTAAAATTAAGATATTTAAAAAAAGTGTCTCCATGTAAAATATAAAGTCTTTCATTAAAAACACAACAAATATTTAAACAATAAACTATAGATTCACCTAAAGATAGATTATTGGGCACAAATAAAAGTTCAACACCTAATCCTTTTAATGCTTTTTTATCAAATTGGCTTAATTTAAAATCATTGGGTAAAGATAAAAAAATCTTTTGTTTTAAATCTTTTAAAAGTTCCACTTGATATTCATATAATCTTTTATTACCAAGAGGTAAAAAAGAAGGGGGAATTTTACCAAATTCTAAAGTAAAATCCGAAGATGAATATTTTGCAGAAGTTATAAGTATCACTTTCCACCATCTTTATAAGGGTTTTCTTTTTTTAAAAGTTCTTTAATTTGATCATAAGTTAAATTTATAAATTCAGATGGACGAATAGCTTTATCATCAACATAAAATCCTTCATATCCACACCAAGGTTTGCCAATAATTACTTCATCATAAGGAATATCATATTTTTTAAGCCAAGAAATTATAGTTGGTAAAGTATATTTTTGAATTTTTTCTATATCAGCATTCCAAGTACGCATATTGCGACTTGTAAAAATATTAATTTTAAAACCTTTTTGTTTATATTCTTTTAAAATACTAATTAAAATAAAATTAGGTTTTTTATTAGCATAATCTACATTATCCTCATCAATTGTCAAAGTTCCATCTAAATCAATAACTATGGTTTTCATAGTTTAAATTATATAACAATTAATCTTACAATTTATTTAGCATTTCATATTTTTTCAAATCTTCCGGAGTTCCTAGTCCATGCATTTGTTCGTCTTTTATATTATAAATACCTATTTTAGCACCATTTTTTATAGCATAATTATAAACAGGAGAAGTATAAAACTCATCATTAACTTTATCATCTCTTGTAATCATTTCTATAGCATTTTCGACAAATAATCGACCTTTACTAAAAAAATAAATTCCAACACTAGCCAAGTCACTAATAACCTCTTTTTCTTTAATTTCTATTACTAAATCATCTTTAAGTTTTACAAAAGACCATTTTGGATTTTTCTCTTTATCTATGAAAGTTAAAATAGAACCATCAAGATTACGTTGAAAACCATCATTAATAAAATCAATTATATTTATATCAATAATTTGATCTGAATTAGCTATTATTAAAGGCTCATCATTATTTATATAATTTTTAGCATAAAGAACAGTGCAAGCAGTTCCTTCGGTAAGCTTATTAATACCTATGAATTCGACATTAAAATTATTTTTAATGTCATCAATCCATTTTTTTTCTTGAATTAAATGTTCTTTTTTTGCAATTAAAATATATTTTGCGTCTTTATACTTTAAATTTTCAAGCACTCTAATTATCATTGGTTTACCTAAAACATCTATAAAAGGTTTAGGTTTATCAAAACCAGCTTGAGTAAAACGACTGCCAAGTCCTGCCATAGGAATAACTATATTCACTTGCATTCTCCTAAATATTTATCATGCTTTACTCCTGGAAATTTTAAAACAACACTTATTGTATCTTCTAAAGCTTCAAAATCTGTAGCTTCTCCTGGATAAATCATTATAATATCTCCTTTAGAATATATTTTATTATTCATTTTAACCTTACCGCTTACAATCACTGTAATTTCAGTTGCAATCTTATGATGATGTTTTTCTTCAAAATCACCCGTTTTATATTCTTTTATGCCAACTTCAACATTATTTGTTTTAAAAATACTTGGTTCAAAATTACCAATAAACCATCCACGAATCATTTCATCAAGTTTGTAATTTTTCATTATTATTCCTTAGGTACATTTAAATAAGCTCGAAGTTCAATGATTTTTTCATCTTGCCATTCTATGATGTCTACACCTTCAAGCCTCATATCATCAAGCACTAAAATAAATTCTATAAAAGTAGTATTTTTATCTTGAAAAATATTTTTAGCACTAAAACTTAACTGTTTACAAGCTTCAAAAATTTTTTTAATAGCTTGTAAACATTCCTCTTTTCCCTCTATTCTTTTTACTACAGGATCTTCTAAAGCAAAATTTTCATCAAATAAGGTCTCTAACTCATTTAAATTTTTATCATTAAAAGCATTAATGTATTTTTTAGTTAATTTCGTAAGCATTTTTTATCCTTTCATATTCATTGATTTTTGCATGAGAATAAAAAGTAAAATAACGATTTTTATCAATTGAAATATTAATTATTTTTTTATTTTGCAAGATTAACTCGTTTAATGTAAGAGCGACAAAATATTTTCCATCATAATTAACATCTTTTTTAATCATATCAAAAGCTGATTTTATAAAATATTTACCTTTGTTATAATAGTAAAATCCTGCTATTGCATTTTTACTTACAGGTTTTTTCTCAAAAGCTTCTAAAACAAAATTATTTTCATTGCATTTTACATAAGCCCATCTTGGGTGAACATTTTCAAAACTTAAAACACCTGCATCACTTAAAGATAATTTAGAAATTAATTGATTTAAATCGTATTCAAGAATCTGATCCATATTTACAATAAGCAAAGGTTCATTAAGATCAATCTCATCTATAGCCATTAAAATAGAACAAACCATACCTCTAGTCTCATTTTTAAGAATGATATTTTTACTTTGCTGATCTGTTAAAACATTAATAGCATCATCTAAATGATAGTGTTTCACGTCATCTTCTTTTAATATAAAAATAAAACGTTTATTTTTTACATTTTTATAATTTTGAATAAAATGCTCAAGCATAGTTTTTCCACAAATTTCAATAAAAGGCTTAGGAAATCCATCTTTTTCATTATCAAAAAAATAGCTTTTACCAGCTATAGGAACTACAATATTTAACATTTTGCTTCCTTTTCAAATTTTAAAATATGACTTTTTATATTTTCATAATTAACTTCATCAATTTCACGAACTATCATCACATTAGCTCCACTTAATCTAGCTGCTTTTATACCATTTTCATTATCTTCAATTATCATGCATTCTTTAGGATTAAAACCTAATTTTTCTATGGCTTTATTATACATTTCAGGATCAGGTTTTCCTTGTTTTACATCCTCATTAGAAATATAAAAATCTAAATAATCTTTAAGAGCAGATTTTTCCATCATGATTTTAATGCTATTACGTATAGAATTAGAACAAACTGCCATTTTATAATCTTCATTTTTTAATTTTGACAAAGCATATTGGTGACGAAATTTAGGCTTACATAGGCTATGAACTATCTCCATTGTATATTGTTGTTTTAATTCATTAATAAAAGTATGCAAAGACTCGGGCAAACCTCTATCTATAGAAAGCATTTTTAACTTATCTTTAGTAGGCAAACCATCAAAAGTTGTTAAATGATCATATCTAGAAATTTCCATACCAAAAAGCTTTAAAGCCTTATTTAAAGCTTCATAATGCCAATCTTTAGCTTCAATCAACACTCCATCCATATCAAAAATTATCGCTTTGATTTTAATCATAAAAAAACTCCTTTGCTTTATCTGGATAATCAGTGCAAATCATTAGCCTTTGACCTGCTTTTAGTTCTTTGTCTATTTTTTTATATTCTTGCCACTCTTTTTGATAAGATCTTTTATGAAGTTCAGGCGATACAATACAAACTAATTTACCTTTTTGAAGATGATACTTGATGGTATTTTTATCAATCCAATGAGAATAAAATTCATCCATCCAAACACCACAAGCTTTTTCATAAAAACTAGGTTTTTTTTCATACTCGCTTTGTCTAGTAAAAACATTAAAATTAAAATCAATATAAATTAAAGCATCCGGAATAGACATATCAAATACAAAATAATTAAAAATTTGATATTTTTCAAGAAGTTGTTTAAGCATGGTTTGAAGCCCATCAGCTTTAATATTTAAAGCTAAAGGTAAATTAGTATCATATGTTTTATAAAGTTTAAAAAAATCTTCTAATTTTAAACAATTTTCATGTGCCATATCATGAGATATGACTATACCCCCCCCCATTATCCCTCACATCAATTTCAGTTCCAAAATTACAAAGAAAACTTCTTTTAAAAGATATTTGAGTATTTTTTTCATGACATTTATGCCATAAACCTCGATGGGAAAGAATTTGCATTTTTAACCTTATAAAAATTAATAATTTATAGTAATATTAACATAAATTAGTATAATAAGTTACTTAAAAATTTACTAAAATAAGGAGAAAATTTATGACATGTCCATTATGCCAAAGTCAAAACAATAAAAAAGAACTTTTCATTGCAAAAAATGTTTTCATCTCATCAGGCAAATTAGATAAAAATCCAACTTCAATAAATAATTATAAACATATTAATAATATAAAAATCGGGGGGGGGGATATTGCAAAGGTAATAACACAATAACACTTCAACAATGTCTAGAATGCGGTTATATATTTAATTCAAATTTTAATCTACAAGAAATTTCTAAAGAATATCAAAATAAAGGTTATTTCTCTCGCAAAATAGTTTCTAAAACCATGAGCAATACCATAAAAATAATTAAAAATAAATGCTTAAAATATATTGATAAAAATACTGTATGTCTAGAAATTGCTCCAGGCAGTGGAGATATGGTAAATGCTCTAGTAAATGATGTCAATTTTATTTACACAATTGATCCATCTTTAATTTCTTTAGAAATAGATCATGTAAAAAATATCACACACATACAAGGATTTTTTGATATTAATATTTTAAAAAACAAATTACAACATAAAATTAATTTCATTATCTTTAGACATTTATTAGAACATATTAACACACCTTTAG from Campylobacter hepaticus includes:
- a CDS encoding sugar transferase, which gives rise to MTCPLCQSQNNKKELFIAKNVFISSGKLDKNPTSINNYKHINNIKIGGGDIAKVITQ
- a CDS encoding HAD-IIIC family phosphatase is translated as MKTIVIDLDGTLTIDEDNVDYANKKPNFILISILKEYKQKGFKINIFTSRNMRTWNADIEKIQKYTLPTIISWLKKYDIPYDEVIIGKPWCGYEGFYVDDKAIRPSEFINLTYDQIKELLKKENPYKDGGK
- a CDS encoding glycosyltransferase family 2 protein; the protein is MLNIVVPIAGKSYFFDNEKDGFPKPFIEICGKTMLEHFIQNYKNVKNKRFIFILKEDDVKHYHLDDAINVLTDQQSKNIILKNETRGMVCSILMAIDEIDLNEPLLIVNMDQILEYDLNQLISKLSLSDAGVLSFENVHPRWAYVKCNENNFVLEAFEKKPVSKNAIAGFYYYNKGKYFIKSAFDMIKKDVNYDGKYFVALTLNELILQNKKIINISIDKNRYFTFYSHAKINEYERIKNAYEIN
- a CDS encoding HAD family hydrolase, which translates into the protein MIKIKAIIFDMDGVLIEAKDWHYEALNKALKLFGMEISRYDHLTTFDGLPTKDKLKMLSIDRGLPESLHTFINELKQQYTMEIVHSLCKPKFRHQYALSKLKNEDYKMAVCSNSIRNSIKIMMEKSALKDYLDFYISNEDVKQGKPDPEMYNKAIEKLGFNPKECMIIEDNENGIKAARLSGANVMIVREIDEVNYENIKSHILKFEKEAKC
- a CDS encoding glycosyltransferase family 2 protein → MNIVIPMAGLGSRFTQAGFDKPKPFIDVLGKPMIIRVLENLKYKDAKYILIAKKEHLIQEKKWIDDIKNNFNVEFIGINKLTEGTACTVLYAKNYINNDEPLIIANSDQIIDINIIDFINDGFQRNLDGSILTFIDKEKNPKWSFVKLKDDLVIEIKEKEVISDLASVGIYFFSKGRLFVENAIEMITRDDKVNDEFYTSPVYNYAIKNGAKIGIYNIKDEQMHGLGTPEDLKKYEMLNKL
- a CDS encoding nuclear transport factor 2 family protein — its product is MLTKLTKKYINAFNDKNLNELETLFDENFALEDPVVKRIEGKEECLQAIKKIFEACKQLSFSAKNIFQDKNTTFIEFILVLDDMRLEGVDIIEWQDEKIIELRAYLNVPKE